A window of the Haloarcula litorea genome harbors these coding sequences:
- a CDS encoding tRNA uridine(34) 5-carboxymethylaminomethyl modification radical SAM/GNAT enzyme Elp3, with translation MSTETPDPEETEAFQQVCAELVDRILAGEVERDDVEQAKMEVCREFSAPKVPKNSELLDYAPQEHREVLEEVLQRKPVRTASGVSPIAVMTSPHRCPHGKCLYCPGGPDSEFSSAQSYTGHEPAAARGEQNDYDPYGQVTLRLNQLREIGHPVDKAELIVMGGTMTARSHDYQEWFVKRCLEAMNDFDPEADPSPAEGESFAQSPEEYEFRYLEDVIAENETADVRNVATTFETKPDWCDPEQIDRMLRLGGTKVEVGVQTTFERINREMHRGHGVQASIDANRRLRDAAFKVGFHMMPGQPGMSKEMVLEDFRRIFSETRWKPDYLKIYPTLVVPGTVTYDWWERDEFEPLDNDEAAELVAEIKDMIPRYTRLQRVQRDIPADFIEGGVWKSNLRQLAWKEMEKHGWTCDCIRCREAGHSDEVAEDVGLDVLTYEACGGTEHFVSFEDFDNDVLVGFCRLRFPNDPVRAELDDAALVRELHVYGSSVGVGQAAGEDDHQHRGYGKRLLAKAEELARDAGFSKLAVISGVGVRQYYREKLGYEQDGPYVSKRLA, from the coding sequence ATGAGCACCGAGACGCCCGACCCCGAGGAGACGGAGGCCTTCCAGCAGGTGTGTGCGGAGCTGGTCGACCGCATCCTCGCCGGCGAGGTCGAGCGCGACGACGTCGAGCAGGCGAAGATGGAGGTCTGCCGGGAGTTCTCGGCTCCGAAGGTGCCCAAGAACTCCGAGCTGCTGGACTACGCGCCACAGGAGCACCGGGAGGTCCTGGAGGAGGTGCTCCAGCGCAAGCCCGTCCGGACGGCCTCGGGCGTCTCGCCCATCGCCGTGATGACTTCGCCCCACCGCTGTCCCCACGGGAAGTGCCTCTACTGCCCGGGCGGCCCGGACTCGGAGTTCTCCTCGGCCCAGTCCTACACTGGCCACGAGCCCGCCGCGGCCCGCGGCGAGCAGAACGACTACGACCCGTACGGGCAGGTGACGCTGCGGCTGAACCAACTGCGGGAGATCGGCCACCCCGTCGACAAGGCCGAGCTCATCGTGATGGGCGGGACGATGACCGCCCGCAGCCACGACTACCAGGAGTGGTTCGTCAAGCGCTGCTTGGAGGCGATGAACGACTTCGACCCCGAGGCCGACCCCAGCCCGGCGGAGGGCGAGAGCTTCGCCCAGTCCCCGGAAGAGTACGAGTTCCGCTACCTGGAGGACGTGATCGCGGAGAACGAGACGGCCGACGTGCGCAACGTCGCCACCACCTTCGAGACAAAGCCCGACTGGTGCGACCCCGAGCAGATCGACCGGATGCTCAGGCTCGGCGGGACGAAGGTCGAGGTGGGCGTCCAGACCACCTTCGAGCGCATCAACCGCGAGATGCACCGCGGTCACGGCGTCCAGGCCTCCATCGACGCCAACCGGCGGCTCCGGGACGCCGCGTTCAAAGTCGGCTTCCACATGATGCCGGGCCAGCCCGGGATGTCCAAGGAGATGGTGCTGGAGGACTTCCGGCGCATCTTCTCGGAGACCCGGTGGAAGCCCGACTACCTCAAGATCTACCCGACGCTCGTGGTCCCCGGCACGGTCACCTACGACTGGTGGGAGCGCGACGAGTTCGAGCCGCTGGACAACGACGAGGCCGCCGAACTCGTCGCCGAGATCAAGGACATGATCCCCCGGTACACCCGGCTCCAGCGGGTCCAGCGGGACATCCCGGCGGACTTCATCGAGGGCGGCGTCTGGAAGTCGAACCTCCGCCAGCTCGCCTGGAAGGAGATGGAGAAACACGGCTGGACCTGCGACTGCATCCGCTGTCGGGAGGCCGGCCACAGCGACGAGGTCGCCGAGGACGTCGGACTGGACGTGCTGACCTACGAGGCCTGCGGCGGCACGGAACACTTCGTCTCCTTCGAGGACTTCGACAACGACGTGCTCGTGGGCTTCTGCCGGCTCCGGTTCCCGAACGACCCCGTGCGGGCGGAACTCGACGACGCCGCGCTGGTCCGGGAGCTCCACGTCTACGGGAGCTCCGTCGGCGTCGGCCAGGCCGCCGGCGAGGACGACCACCAGCACCGCGGCTACGGGAAGCGCCTGCTCGCGAAGGCGGAGGAACTGGCCCGCGACGCCGGCTTCTCGAAGCTCGCGGTCATCTCGGGGGTCGGCGTCCGGCAGTACTACCGGGAGAAGCTCGGGTACGAGCAGGACGGGCCGTACGTCTCCAAGCGGCTGGCCTGA
- a CDS encoding NADPH-dependent FMN reductase has translation MAPPHVVGIVGSLRDGSYTRVGVRRALDEAESHGASSELLDLREYDLPVFDADHRDAGDAPAFTAAVRDADSILLGTPMYHGSYASPLKNALDYCGFDEFEDKTVGLLAVAGGSFPITALDHLRAVCRALGSWVIPHQAAIPKARNEIEDGAFVDEGTEERVATLGEEAVKYANIEPDPQCFEAAQNVGADD, from the coding sequence ATGGCACCACCACACGTCGTCGGGATCGTCGGGAGTCTGCGGGACGGGAGCTATACCCGCGTGGGCGTCCGACGGGCACTCGACGAGGCGGAATCCCACGGCGCGAGTTCCGAACTGCTCGACCTCCGTGAGTACGACCTGCCGGTCTTCGACGCGGACCACCGGGACGCGGGCGACGCACCGGCGTTCACTGCGGCCGTCCGGGACGCCGACTCGATCCTGCTGGGGACGCCGATGTACCACGGTTCGTACGCCTCGCCGCTGAAGAACGCGCTGGACTACTGCGGGTTCGACGAGTTCGAGGACAAGACCGTCGGGCTGCTTGCCGTCGCCGGGGGGAGCTTCCCGATCACCGCGTTGGACCACCTCCGGGCGGTCTGTCGGGCGCTCGGCTCTTGGGTCATCCCCCACCAGGCCGCGATCCCGAAGGCCAGAAACGAGATCGAGGACGGTGCCTTCGTCGACGAGGGCACAGAGGAGCGCGTGGCGACGCTGGGCGAGGAGGCGGTGAAGTACGCCAACATCGAACCCGACCCGCAGTGCTTCGAGGCCGCGCAGAACGTCGGTGCCGACGACTGA
- a CDS encoding A/G-specific adenine glycosylase, with product MSDEAGTTDGDGAIPEDPSAVQRALIEWYESDHREFPWRRTEDPYEILVSEVMSQQTQLERVVDAWVDFLDRWPTAADLAAADRADVVGFWTAHSLGYNNRAKYLHEAATQVVHERDGEWPRDPDGLSELMGVGPYTANAVASFAFDNGDAVVDTNVKRVLHRAFDVPDNDAAFEAAAQRLMPDGESRVWNNAVMELGGVACTKTPACDGAGCPWREWCHAYETGDFTAPDVPEQPDFEGSRRQMRGRVVNVLGEYDELSLDDLGPRVRVDYAPDGDHGREWLRDLVGDLRDDGLVAVEEREGETVVALAR from the coding sequence ATGAGCGACGAGGCGGGTACGACCGACGGCGACGGTGCGATCCCCGAGGACCCGAGCGCGGTCCAGCGGGCGCTGATCGAGTGGTACGAGAGCGACCACCGGGAGTTCCCGTGGCGACGGACCGAGGACCCCTACGAGATCCTCGTCTCCGAGGTGATGAGCCAGCAGACACAGCTGGAACGGGTCGTCGACGCCTGGGTGGACTTCCTCGACCGCTGGCCGACCGCCGCGGACCTCGCGGCCGCCGACCGCGCCGACGTGGTCGGGTTCTGGACCGCACACTCGCTGGGGTACAACAACCGCGCGAAGTACCTCCACGAGGCCGCGACCCAGGTGGTCCACGAGCGCGACGGCGAGTGGCCCCGGGACCCGGACGGCCTCTCGGAGCTGATGGGGGTCGGCCCCTACACCGCCAACGCCGTCGCCTCGTTCGCGTTCGACAACGGCGACGCCGTCGTCGACACCAACGTCAAGCGGGTGCTGCACCGCGCCTTCGACGTGCCCGACAACGACGCTGCCTTCGAGGCGGCCGCACAGCGACTTATGCCCGACGGCGAGTCCCGCGTCTGGAACAACGCCGTCATGGAACTGGGCGGCGTCGCCTGCACGAAGACGCCGGCCTGTGACGGCGCGGGGTGCCCGTGGCGGGAGTGGTGTCACGCCTACGAGACGGGCGACTTCACCGCGCCGGACGTGCCCGAACAGCCCGACTTCGAGGGGAGCCGACGACAGATGCGGGGTCGCGTCGTCAACGTCCTCGGCGAGTACGACGAGCTGTCCCTCGACGACCTCGGTCCGCGCGTGCGCGTCGACTACGCCCCCGACGGCGACCACGGCCGCGAGTGGCTCCGGGACCTCGTCGGCGATCTCCGAGACGACGGACTGGTCGCCGTCGAGGAGCGCGAGGGGGAGACGGTGGTCGCGCTGGCGCGGTAG
- a CDS encoding YIP1 family protein: MTQWVENPTGGRDRGPVAVLRAWAEVLVRPRRFFRTGVAPGDQAPGLVFAALVVLVEELGRFAVVELAERGLVSTGPFAYPAIGGFSPGIAALALLGIVVFVTPATVHLSAALQTVLLIPVAPDRGGISETVQVLCYAMAPCVLAGLPSPELRVVVTAWGAALYVVGTAVIHELRLGVAAAVAALPVAIVFGYGFRGVDALLTLAG, from the coding sequence GTGACTCAGTGGGTCGAGAACCCGACTGGCGGGCGCGACAGGGGACCGGTCGCCGTCCTCCGCGCGTGGGCGGAGGTGCTCGTCCGACCCCGGCGGTTCTTCCGGACCGGCGTCGCGCCGGGCGACCAGGCTCCCGGGCTCGTCTTCGCGGCGCTGGTCGTCCTCGTCGAGGAGCTGGGCCGGTTCGCCGTCGTCGAACTCGCAGAGCGGGGGCTGGTCTCGACGGGCCCGTTCGCCTACCCGGCCATCGGGGGGTTCTCGCCGGGGATCGCCGCTCTCGCGCTCCTGGGCATCGTCGTCTTCGTCACGCCGGCGACGGTCCACCTCTCGGCGGCGCTCCAGACGGTCCTGCTGATTCCCGTCGCGCCCGACCGCGGCGGCATCAGCGAGACGGTCCAGGTCCTCTGTTACGCGATGGCTCCCTGCGTGCTGGCGGGCCTGCCATCGCCAGAGCTGCGCGTCGTCGTCACCGCGTGGGGCGCGGCGCTGTACGTCGTCGGGACCGCCGTGATACACGAACTCAGGCTCGGCGTCGCGGCCGCGGTCGCCGCGCTCCCGGTCGCGATCGTCTTCGGCTACGGCTTCCGCGGGGTCGACGCGCTGCTGACCCTCGCCGGCTGA
- a CDS encoding cupin domain-containing protein: protein MSDGPVNEGDLEATDYEHGDRTFERKQIGAAAGGEELGASLYEVPPGKKLWLRHYHEGNEEALFVREGGGTLWLGPDAEEHALEPGDYVALPAGEESAHELAAGDDGLSLLMVSTMDEPDVTVYPDRGMVGLYAGAAPGGDSAERSLSTYLDRDAEMEYWDE, encoded by the coding sequence ATGAGCGACGGCCCCGTCAACGAGGGCGATCTGGAGGCGACCGACTACGAGCACGGCGACCGGACGTTCGAGCGCAAGCAGATCGGGGCCGCCGCCGGCGGCGAGGAACTCGGCGCGAGCCTCTACGAGGTCCCGCCCGGCAAGAAGCTCTGGCTCCGGCACTACCACGAGGGCAACGAGGAGGCGCTCTTCGTCCGCGAGGGCGGCGGCACGCTCTGGCTCGGTCCCGACGCCGAGGAACACGCCCTCGAACCGGGCGACTACGTCGCGCTGCCGGCCGGCGAGGAGAGCGCCCACGAACTGGCCGCCGGCGACGACGGGCTCTCCTTGCTGATGGTGTCGACGATGGACGAGCCGGACGTCACGGTGTACCCGGACCGGGGGATGGTCGGGCTGTACGCCGGGGCCGCACCGGGCGGCGACAGCGCCGAGCGGTCGCTGTCGACGTATCTGGACCGCGACGCGGAGATGGAGTACTGGGACGAGTAG
- a CDS encoding universal stress protein, translated as MYERLLLPYDGSNEGRRGVEHGIELAAALGATVHALYVAKLPDAPRALYYDEDEDELIERFRDHGEELTAEVAEMAEAAGVDCVTAVTFDSPAAGIVEYAEEEGMDAIVMGSAYTGALRALLGNTTDKVVRSATVPVITHRIRQHEPDGD; from the coding sequence ATGTACGAGCGACTGCTGCTGCCCTACGACGGGAGCAACGAGGGTCGACGCGGCGTCGAGCACGGGATCGAGCTGGCGGCGGCGCTGGGCGCGACGGTCCACGCGCTGTACGTCGCAAAACTGCCGGACGCGCCACGGGCGCTGTACTACGACGAGGACGAGGACGAACTGATCGAGCGGTTCCGTGACCACGGCGAGGAACTCACCGCCGAGGTCGCCGAGATGGCCGAGGCGGCCGGCGTCGACTGCGTCACCGCGGTGACGTTCGACAGTCCCGCGGCGGGTATCGTCGAGTACGCCGAGGAGGAGGGGATGGACGCAATCGTGATGGGGAGCGCATACACCGGGGCGCTCCGGGCGCTGCTGGGCAACACGACGGACAAGGTCGTCCGCAGCGCCACCGTCCCGGTCATCACCCACCGGATACGGCAACACGAGCCGGACGGCGACTGA
- a CDS encoding NAD(P)/FAD-dependent oxidoreductase, with product MTGRVAIVGAGGAGAGAAYALRDAPVEVTVLEKSGGVCGRAATRRRGDCTYEYGANYLTDGDERVTELVTERLPTDGLVDVSDPIYAFERDGDVHEGRDDGGRRWTYEAGITQLAKRLFAESDATVERDVRVDTLDRTDDGWQVVDAAGTDRGAYDAVLLTPPAPQTADLLGQARWDHDDCRDLRQAIASVPYRTVVAGVLHYPFELDVPWYAAINADGDHDVGWVGREECKAGHVPDGESLLLVQMNEPWSVANYDDHPDRLVDAIAERTARLLGDDRLTEPDWTDHQHWRYSQPEGGVDTEALAGASDHDLYFAGDWVAGEPRLHAAVRSGLDAGERIGNGP from the coding sequence ATGACGGGGAGAGTCGCCATCGTCGGCGCGGGCGGCGCGGGTGCCGGCGCGGCGTACGCGCTGCGGGACGCACCGGTCGAGGTGACGGTCCTCGAGAAGAGCGGCGGCGTCTGCGGGCGCGCCGCCACGCGCCGCCGGGGCGACTGCACCTACGAGTACGGCGCGAACTACCTCACCGACGGCGACGAGCGCGTGACCGAACTCGTCACCGAGCGGCTCCCGACCGACGGGCTCGTCGACGTCTCCGACCCGATCTACGCGTTCGAGCGCGACGGCGACGTCCACGAGGGACGGGACGACGGGGGTCGCCGGTGGACCTACGAGGCCGGCATCACCCAACTGGCGAAGCGGTTGTTCGCCGAGAGCGACGCGACCGTCGAGCGCGACGTCCGGGTGGACACGCTGGATCGGACCGACGACGGCTGGCAGGTCGTCGACGCGGCCGGGACCGACCGGGGGGCGTACGACGCCGTCCTGCTGACGCCCCCCGCGCCACAGACGGCGGACCTGCTCGGACAGGCCCGCTGGGACCACGACGACTGCCGGGACCTCCGGCAGGCCATCGCGTCGGTCCCGTACCGGACCGTCGTCGCGGGGGTGTTGCACTACCCCTTCGAACTCGACGTGCCGTGGTACGCGGCGATCAACGCAGACGGCGACCACGACGTCGGCTGGGTGGGCCGCGAGGAGTGCAAGGCCGGGCACGTCCCCGACGGCGAGTCGCTCCTGCTGGTCCAGATGAACGAGCCCTGGTCGGTCGCCAACTACGACGACCACCCCGACCGACTGGTGGACGCTATCGCCGAGCGGACGGCCCGCCTGCTGGGCGACGACCGGCTGACCGAGCCCGACTGGACGGACCACCAGCACTGGCGGTACTCCCAGCCCGAGGGCGGGGTCGACACCGAAGCCCTCGCCGGCGCGTCCGACCACGACCTCTACTTCGCCGGCGACTGGGTGGCCGGCGAGCCACGCCTCCACGCGGCGGTCCGGAGCGGACTGGACGCCGGCGAACGGATCGGTAACGGACCGTGA
- a CDS encoding MBL fold metallo-hydrolase: MVRRLADGVWLLELGLVTPLASNAYLVDESAYGGDGLTLVDTGLWWNEPSIGDELAALDYRMSDLDRVLLTHYDLDHVGGLNRLVPDFDGPVYVGEADLDLLEGRLDPDLLHHKGLFHRVSRQVFSLPDLELRPVSEGDTVGGFTVYHAPGHNPGHVVYHHEPSATLFLGDLVWAEDGGLTTPFWGDSYDMDRLRESVAALAERVPPFEVAAMGHGDPVLSGGDDALDALAASV; the protein is encoded by the coding sequence ATGGTGCGACGACTGGCCGACGGGGTGTGGCTGCTGGAGCTGGGCCTCGTGACGCCGCTTGCCTCGAACGCCTACCTCGTCGACGAGTCCGCCTACGGGGGCGACGGACTGACCCTCGTCGACACCGGCCTGTGGTGGAACGAACCCTCGATCGGCGACGAACTCGCGGCCCTCGACTACCGGATGAGCGATCTCGATCGGGTGCTGCTGACCCACTACGACCTCGACCACGTCGGCGGGCTCAACCGCCTCGTCCCCGACTTCGACGGCCCGGTGTACGTCGGCGAAGCGGATCTGGATCTGCTGGAGGGGCGGCTCGACCCCGATCTCCTCCACCACAAGGGGCTGTTCCACCGCGTGAGCCGGCAGGTGTTCTCGCTGCCGGACCTGGAGCTGCGCCCGGTCTCGGAGGGCGACACCGTCGGTGGGTTCACCGTCTACCACGCGCCGGGCCACAACCCCGGCCACGTGGTCTACCACCACGAACCGTCCGCGACGCTGTTCCTCGGCGACCTCGTCTGGGCGGAGGACGGCGGCCTGACGACGCCGTTCTGGGGCGATTCCTACGATATGGACCGGCTCCGCGAGAGCGTCGCGGCGCTGGCCGAGCGGGTCCCGCCGTTCGAGGTGGCCGCGATGGGACACGGCGACCCGGTCCTCTCGGGCGGCGACGACGCCCTCGACGCGCTGGCGGCCAGCGTCTGA
- a CDS encoding cation:proton antiporter, producing the protein MAQGGIPVDLLADLLAVFIIAAGVGVFVAKVGRFPYTIALLIAGFVASVIGVTVEIQLSHDLILLVLLPPLLFEGAATTDLERLRRNLLPILLLAIVGLLTSVSLVGFVGAQLFPGFSLLLALLFAAMILPTDPVSVLALFEELGAPDRLSVLVEGESLVNDGVGVVLFSALLGYVVSGSGTEELFTVAGIGGLLVDIALVSGGGLLVGLALGVLTYSVMNELDDQMTEIVLTIILAYGSFLLAEHYAADVLGFHLSGVIACVVAGLFIGNQGAEYAMSPQTKIAVFNTWETAAFIVNTFIFLMIGVTTPLAQLVGNAHLIAVAIPLVLAGRAAVVYPLSAVANRLTEPAVPFTYQHVMVWGGLHASIPIALVLGLPPETPLRTELRAMVFGVAAFSLVVQGLTMSNLLDRLDIVTRSDSKELFELLVGRARAVDAALEAAEELHADGAIPQGVYDEFESEYSREKEQLSEAIATLMENNPELRQEQILSGERQVLQREKSVLMDAMRNGVLSNDVAERLIEEVDIKIDRVQDGQRTVSETEEGYEEFWRNRAEEYGLDVQSLGEGSASDD; encoded by the coding sequence ATGGCACAGGGAGGCATCCCAGTCGATCTGTTGGCCGACCTCTTGGCCGTCTTCATCATCGCGGCCGGGGTCGGCGTGTTCGTCGCGAAGGTGGGTCGGTTCCCCTACACGATCGCCCTGCTCATCGCCGGGTTCGTCGCCTCCGTGATCGGCGTCACCGTCGAGATCCAGCTCTCTCACGATCTCATCCTGCTCGTCTTGCTCCCGCCGCTGCTGTTCGAGGGCGCGGCGACGACGGACCTGGAGCGACTGCGCCGGAACCTCCTGCCGATACTGCTGCTGGCGATCGTCGGCCTCCTGACCTCGGTCTCGCTGGTCGGCTTCGTCGGGGCGCAGCTGTTCCCCGGCTTCTCGCTCCTGCTCGCGCTGCTGTTCGCCGCGATGATCCTGCCGACCGACCCCGTCTCCGTGCTGGCGCTGTTCGAGGAACTGGGCGCGCCCGACCGCCTCTCCGTGCTGGTCGAGGGCGAGAGCCTCGTCAACGACGGGGTCGGAGTCGTGCTGTTCTCGGCGCTGCTGGGCTACGTCGTCAGCGGGTCCGGGACCGAGGAGCTGTTCACCGTCGCCGGCATCGGGGGCCTGCTCGTCGACATCGCGCTTGTCTCGGGGGGCGGCCTGCTCGTCGGCCTCGCCCTCGGCGTCCTCACCTACTCGGTGATGAACGAACTGGACGACCAGATGACCGAGATCGTGCTGACGATCATCCTCGCGTACGGGTCGTTCCTGCTGGCGGAACACTACGCCGCGGACGTGCTGGGCTTTCACCTCTCGGGCGTCATCGCCTGCGTCGTCGCGGGCCTGTTCATCGGCAATCAGGGCGCGGAGTACGCGATGAGCCCGCAGACGAAGATCGCGGTGTTCAACACCTGGGAGACGGCCGCGTTCATCGTCAACACGTTCATCTTCCTGATGATCGGCGTGACGACGCCGCTGGCGCAGCTGGTCGGGAACGCCCACCTCATCGCCGTCGCGATCCCGCTGGTGCTGGCCGGTCGGGCCGCCGTCGTCTACCCGCTCTCGGCCGTCGCGAACCGCCTCACCGAGCCGGCGGTCCCGTTCACGTACCAGCACGTGATGGTCTGGGGTGGCCTCCACGCGTCGATCCCGATCGCGCTGGTGCTGGGCCTGCCGCCGGAGACGCCGCTGCGGACCGAACTGCGCGCGATGGTGTTCGGCGTCGCCGCGTTCTCGCTGGTCGTCCAGGGGCTCACGATGTCGAACCTCCTCGACCGGCTGGACATCGTCACCCGGAGCGACTCCAAGGAGCTGTTCGAGCTGCTGGTCGGGCGGGCGCGGGCCGTCGACGCCGCGCTGGAGGCCGCGGAGGAACTCCACGCCGACGGCGCGATCCCGCAGGGCGTCTACGACGAGTTCGAGTCCGAGTACAGCCGGGAGAAAGAGCAGCTGAGCGAGGCCATCGCGACGCTGATGGAGAACAACCCCGAGCTCCGCCAGGAGCAGATCCTCTCCGGCGAGCGCCAGGTCCTGCAACGGGAGAAGAGCGTGCTGATGGACGCGATGCGCAACGGCGTCCTCTCGAACGACGTCGCGGAGCGGCTCATCGAGGAGGTCGACATCAAGATCGACCGCGTGCAGGACGGACAGCGCACCGTCTCGGAGACCGAGGAGGGATACGAGGAGTTCTGGCGCAACCGGGCCGAGGAGTACGGGCTGGACGTCCAGTCGCTGGGCGAGGGCAGCGCGAGCGACGACTGA
- a CDS encoding OB-fold nucleic acid binding domain-containing protein, whose amino-acid sequence MGSCIICGTSVEGRICDLHEEDAVFEFRGDNPNQLTVDRYYEGSVDGFAEFGVFVDIGDSVTGLLHRSELDQRLDSLDWDSGDTVYVQVKNVRDNGNIDLGWSIRQSEDEFRGVLIDDPDVGHSTLRDDEEAAAEADASGNADGGRESTGSPDESAADAGSESRTAADPDAEVAADPSGDEGAVSAAGQQDDTAGREEAAADDDASRTAADPDAQATDATDESGTTAGAVSQAGDADRVDGAGGSVGTTTGAGSTTDGGAAVVEQSSDEPSPDADAAEEAETDAPERVTIASLADREEADVRLEGEVVGVRQTSGPTVFELKDETGSVDCAAFVEAGVRAYPDVEEGDFVRLDGEVRRRRGELQIETEALDVLDDEEADEVEQRLADALDDEARPDAVEPLAEDPAVEALSDELVEAATQIRKAVLTDRPVIVRHANTADGYLAGAALERATLPLVTDQHRRSDAQYHYFDRRPLEGGVYDMDDATNDTTTMLDNRARHDEQLPLFVFVAAGGTRESLDGFDLLDVYGAPTVVVDDVDVDDEVVDAVDAVVSPSVAEAPDTTATALAANVAAHVNDDVRADLGHLPAVSFWEDTPEAYGEAASEAGYDDEAVTQLREAVALEAHYQSYEDKRELITDLVFGDDEEDVGGLAGHVAEQFREKTDTEVATAEANLDHETVADHEIAVLDTDAYTHQYEFPPEALLLDELHRSIRDEVDAVVGVATDTLYVRTDADVDLHELTEAVADAVPEGGVATRSVRNGSVRFLAGERDAVLDATLSALGEDL is encoded by the coding sequence ATGGGTTCGTGTATCATCTGCGGCACGTCCGTCGAGGGGCGGATCTGTGACCTCCACGAGGAGGACGCCGTGTTCGAGTTCCGAGGCGACAATCCGAATCAACTGACGGTCGACCGCTACTACGAGGGCAGCGTCGACGGCTTCGCCGAGTTCGGCGTCTTCGTCGACATCGGCGACTCGGTCACGGGGCTCCTCCACCGGAGCGAACTGGACCAGCGACTCGACTCCCTGGACTGGGACTCCGGCGACACCGTCTACGTCCAGGTGAAGAACGTCCGCGACAACGGCAACATCGACCTCGGCTGGTCGATCCGCCAGTCCGAAGACGAGTTCCGCGGCGTCCTGATCGACGACCCCGACGTGGGTCACTCGACGCTGCGGGACGACGAGGAGGCGGCCGCCGAGGCCGACGCCTCGGGAAACGCTGACGGGGGCCGGGAGTCCACCGGGTCCCCCGACGAGTCGGCGGCCGACGCCGGCTCCGAGAGCAGGACGGCCGCCGACCCCGACGCCGAGGTCGCGGCGGACCCGAGCGGCGACGAGGGCGCGGTCAGCGCCGCCGGCCAGCAGGACGACACCGCCGGCCGCGAGGAAGCCGCCGCGGACGACGACGCCAGCAGGACGGCCGCCGACCCCGACGCGCAGGCCACCGACGCGACCGACGAGAGCGGGACCACCGCCGGCGCGGTGAGTCAGGCCGGCGACGCGGACCGGGTCGACGGTGCGGGCGGGAGCGTCGGCACCACGACGGGGGCCGGCTCCACGACCGACGGCGGTGCGGCGGTCGTCGAGCAGTCCAGCGACGAGCCGTCCCCCGACGCGGACGCGGCCGAAGAGGCGGAGACGGACGCCCCCGAGCGCGTCACGATCGCCTCGCTGGCCGACCGCGAGGAGGCGGACGTCCGCCTCGAGGGCGAGGTCGTCGGCGTCCGACAGACCTCCGGGCCGACGGTGTTCGAACTCAAAGACGAGACGGGGAGCGTCGACTGTGCCGCGTTCGTCGAGGCGGGCGTCCGCGCCTACCCAGACGTCGAGGAGGGCGACTTCGTCCGCCTCGACGGCGAGGTGCGCCGCCGCCGCGGCGAACTCCAGATCGAGACGGAGGCCCTCGACGTCCTCGACGACGAGGAGGCCGACGAGGTCGAACAGCGCCTCGCAGACGCACTCGACGACGAGGCCCGGCCCGACGCCGTCGAGCCGCTGGCCGAGGACCCGGCCGTCGAGGCGCTCTCCGACGAACTGGTCGAGGCCGCCACCCAGATCCGGAAGGCGGTCCTCACCGACCGCCCCGTCATCGTCCGGCACGCCAACACGGCCGACGGCTACCTCGCCGGGGCCGCGCTGGAGCGGGCGACGCTCCCGCTCGTGACCGATCAGCACCGCCGCTCGGACGCGCAGTACCACTACTTCGACCGGCGGCCCCTGGAGGGCGGCGTCTACGACATGGACGACGCCACCAACGACACGACGACGATGCTGGACAACCGCGCGCGCCACGACGAACAGCTCCCCCTGTTCGTCTTCGTCGCCGCGGGCGGCACTCGCGAGAGCCTCGACGGCTTCGACCTGCTGGACGTCTACGGCGCGCCGACGGTCGTCGTCGACGACGTGGACGTGGACGACGAGGTCGTCGACGCGGTCGACGCCGTCGTCTCCCCGAGCGTCGCCGAGGCCCCCGACACCACCGCGACGGCGCTGGCCGCCAACGTCGCCGCACACGTCAACGACGACGTGCGCGCCGACCTGGGCCACCTGCCGGCGGTGAGCTTCTGGGAGGACACGCCCGAGGCCTACGGCGAGGCCGCGAGCGAGGCCGGCTACGACGACGAGGCGGTCACGCAACTGCGCGAGGCCGTCGCGCTGGAGGCCCACTACCAGTCCTACGAGGACAAGCGCGAGCTCATCACCGACCTCGTGTTCGGCGACGACGAGGAGGACGTGGGCGGGCTGGCCGGCCACGTCGCCGAGCAGTTCCGAGAGAAGACCGACACGGAGGTGGCGACGGCGGAGGCCAACCTCGACCACGAGACCGTCGCTGACCACGAGATCGCCGTGCTGGACACCGACGCCTACACCCACCAGTACGAGTTCCCGCCGGAGGCGCTCCTGCTGGACGAGCTCCACCGCTCGATCCGCGACGAGGTCGACGCCGTAGTCGGCGTCGCGACGGACACGCTGTACGTCCGGACCGACGCGGACGTGGACCTCCACGAGCTGACCGAGGCGGTCGCCGACGCCGTCCCAGAGGGCGGCGTCGCGACCCGGAGCGTCCGGAACGGCTCCGTCCGCTTCCTGGCGGGCGAGCGCGACGCCGTCCTCGACGCGACGCTGTCGGCGCTGGGCGAGGACCTGTAG